Proteins found in one Bacillales bacterium genomic segment:
- a CDS encoding polysaccharide deacetylase family protein — protein sequence MNLIWVINGKKVKQTFLVILCGFLAAAIASVNSRENLAFTTTKSEPHAVAQVETNKRQIALTFDVGWGDTLVVPILKVLKEEGVHATFFLSGSWAEHHPDLAKKIVKGGHEIASHGYGHKNYRSMDARSIQNDMMLAREAIEKATGKTVTLFRPPNQKYNEQMLRTAQAMHYTVIASSVDAGDVSASSEKEILENVTENVSPGAIIRMHASDSAKLTAEALPALIDALKDEGYAFETVSDLLQNAHTESRLVK from the coding sequence GTGAATCTGATTTGGGTGATTAACGGCAAGAAGGTGAAGCAAACTTTTCTTGTGATCTTATGCGGTTTCCTGGCGGCGGCGATCGCCTCGGTGAACAGCCGTGAAAACCTCGCCTTCACCACGACGAAATCGGAACCTCATGCAGTTGCGCAAGTCGAGACAAACAAACGGCAAATCGCTCTGACGTTTGATGTCGGATGGGGCGATACACTTGTGGTACCCATCTTAAAAGTTCTCAAAGAAGAAGGTGTGCACGCCACTTTTTTCCTATCAGGGTCATGGGCCGAACACCACCCGGACCTGGCCAAGAAAATCGTCAAAGGCGGACATGAAATCGCTTCGCACGGCTATGGCCACAAAAATTACCGCAGCATGGACGCCCGAAGTATTCAAAACGACATGATGCTCGCCAGGGAAGCGATTGAAAAAGCGACCGGAAAAACCGTGACACTCTTCCGGCCGCCAAATCAAAAATATAATGAACAAATGCTGCGCACCGCTCAGGCGATGCATTACACAGTCATTGCTTCCAGCGTTGATGCCGGCGATGTGTCAGCCTCAAGCGAGAAAGAAATCCTCGAAAACGTGACTGAAAACGTCTCCCCGGGCGCGATTATTCGCATGCATGCCTCGGATTCAGCGAAACTGACGGCCGAGGCGCTGCCGGCACTCATTGATGCTTTAAAAGACGAAGG